The Setaria viridis chromosome 9, Setaria_viridis_v4.0, whole genome shotgun sequence sequence ATAGTCTTTGTTGCTAACCTTAAGCTTTCTATCAACTTTGTCTGATGAGCACAAGGTCTCTTCACCCCTAAGAAGTCAGACGCAATTTGAACCACGAGTTAAAGCAGAATTACCTTAGTTCTGATCGAATGTGTTGTGATAGCAGTCTAGCATGATATTATTGTGACCACATTTCAGAACTGCTGATGTGATGGTTTGTTTATCGCTTTCACTTCTTGTGAGAAGCATcgatcactagtagagaattggcctttagtcccggttggtagtgtgcaaatctcccgaaaatccatccgggataaaccaaccgggacaaatcattagcaaatgtttactgtagcaacacattatcaaatcatggactaattaggcttaatagattcgtctcgccgtttagcctccacttatgtaatgggttttgtaaatagtctatgtttaatactcctaattagtatctaaacattcgatgtgacgggtgctaaaaataagttagtggaaccaaacacccccttagccgGGAATTTTAAACATTGCTTACATCACGAGATACATGTAGTTGCAGGCTGTGTAGCTACTCCAGCAGAATTGTTAATGTTAATTTAATTGTGAGTTCTTCTCTCACCAATTCTGCTCTAGTGTGCAGTTTTCTACCATGAATGCAATTGAATATTTATCCAAGCCCAAACATTTTGAATTCTAATGTCGATTTGGATTCAACTAACTTGTAATTCTACAGTTTTTCTTTTGTACACTAACAACATCCCATATGTATGGCTCCAATTACAGGTGCACACTGTAGGTTTTGTTGACGCTGAAGATATGAACTTGAAAAAGCAGAAATATAGAAGTTGGTTGGGATATTCAAATAGCAAGTTAGCGCAAGTACCATATTTTTTTATAGATTGCTAATAAAATTCCTTTCTCGTTTTGTTCTCCAACCGTTTTTTCTTCTGTTGATCTGTTCTATCATAACAATGTTTTAACCTATGCATGTATGCATACTGTTTCATGTTGGTTAGGTTTGAACTATTCTTTGTTTCACTCTCAGGTAAAATTTAGTAGCATGATATTGTGAGTTCCACTTCCATTTCGTTTTTTCTCTAATCCTCTAATTGTTTGTGCTATTTCAGGTGAATTCTTATAACATATATGCATACCCAACATTCACATTTCagtattctttcttttttagtaGAATATATTCTTATTCAGCAGGCTTTGTTGAGCTGGATTATCATCTTTTCCTTGTTTTTCAAGAATAATACTTGCTGCCGACTTTTGCATAGCACATTTGATCTTCTTGATCATATGCATTTTGTGTCTGTGTGGATGTTACGGGTGCTCGGGCTACAATTGTCGAACTTACAAAACTGTACCCAGGGCCGGtcggagggggggggggtcagGGGTCAGGGTGGCGGCTGCCCTAGCCCCCAAATCCTAGGAGCCCTACCGCTGGGCTAGGTGTCAGGTACTCAATCGCAGGTGACCAGGACTCCTTGGCCTAAAGTCAAATGTGCACACGAGTCAGCTATTGCAATTTGTGCATGCTAAAACGCGTACACGATTAGAATATTAGATTTAAATCCGGATCGTACTCGACTACTCCTCGACCGCCGTAGTACGCGATTAGAATATTAGATTTAGATCCGGATCGCACTCGACTACTCCTTGaccgccgcagcgccgcccaGGCCCGTCGCCGAAAACACGCCAAAAGTTGCTGCTGTGCTGCACCAGCTCCCGCTGCATGCGCGCGCGAACCCCTCCAGAGTCATGACTCGTGCGCGTGTTCTCCATGTTCCTGTCCGACTGCACCGGACGAGATTAGGCTGTTCTTGTTCGACTGCACCAGCACCTAGGTACGCTGCTCGATTGCCACTTCCCCATTCttcataccattaattattaattcactatcacaagttatttaatctcaactgatttataactattgtgtatttataaaAATTTCAGCACTGTAggatatcatgtcgtctagaaaatatgaatcaggctgcgagaaaagaaaaaaggaaaagatgtaATGTCTGCTATGAagatttttgagcatgtcagagatgtggattgttatcctaatatCTCCATTGTTTACCGACTCTTATTTAGTGAGCCTATGACTGTCGCATTATtgaggaactatttgaggttaataatgactcaggagaggttaaatggtttagtaacattatgcatcgagaagaaattgttggatgagattgacatcaaccctatcataagtgactttgcatcgaggaatgttagaagaaacttttaaggtaatatgtataaataatttgatatgaatattgcttttagatacatttaagtatttattggtaacatttcatatatatatatatatatatatatatttgttataatttttatatgaaaGGGCTAAGTTTTATTTTCGCGCCGGCACTCCAGATCTCGGGACCGGCCCTGACTGTGCCTTACATCCATAGATAGCCGCTATAGCCTTTGGGAAGCTTCGGGCTAAGATATTATCTTTTAgcgctaactttttttttcagctaATAGCCGGTTAAAACAGCTAAATGGCCCTTCGTTAAGCGCCATTGCAACATACACTCGGGCCGACAAGCAGCCAGGCGCCAGCCCAATATCACCGTGCGTTGGCCCAAAACAGAGGTACAAGAGCAGCAGCCAAGAATCCTAACCCTATCTGGCCCAATATCACCTCCTCTCGACCTCTTCCCTAcgccgcggcgacggcagcggcatTTGCGATAATGCGACCTCCGGTTGCGGCGGTTGGTGTGTTCCGATGCGGCGGGACCCGCAGCGGCACTGGCGACCTGCGGAGGTGGATGCAGCTGCGGCTGCCCCCGGCTGCAGATCCCCGTCTACTGCTGCTTGTGGCGGCGGAGATTGTGACTGGGGagacctgcaggctgcagcgccGGCAGCATCTGCGACGTGCGGTGGCGGGGGCTGCTGAGGAAAAGGAAGGTCAGCACTCCTCCACACCATTTGTCTTATCCAAAGCACAAGCAGACACCACATCTAATGAACTTTGTGTGTTGGTTCTCTGTTTTAGTGTTCTTCCGTCTGTTTCTTACAGATATATACTGAACTTTGTATGTTATGAAGGAATACCGCTAAATTGGAGTTAGAGCCGGCTATAGCCCGTTTTAGCGTTTTTAGCTTCTCCAGACACCTGCCGCTAAGTGACTTAGCCGGCAATTTTAAACATTGCTTACATCACGAGAAACATGTAATTGCAGGCTGTGTAGCTACTCCAGCTATTGCTAAAGCAGAAGACAAAAATGAGGCTGAAGTTGCGATGGGGCACACGATGACTGAAATCTGTGACAAGTTCATTGAGTTCTTCATGCACAAGAAACCAGAGACAAAGGACTGGAAAAAAGTATTGGTGTTTAGGGAGGAGTGGCAGAGGTATAGAAAACAATTCTACAAGCGTTGTCAAGTGCGCATAGATATGGAGACTGATTCTTCATTGAAGCAAAAGTTGGCTGTACTTGCTAGAAAAGTCAAGAAGGTAAAGTCCTTTTTTGGTCTCTTTATGCACCATCATCCAGTGTGCTTTGACGATTCTTTGTTACTGCCAGTTTCAGGATTTCAGCTATCTGTATTACACAATATTATTGTAGATTTGTAACCAAGCAATAGAAATGTTTAGGCACATTATCTCATAATTTTGTAATATTCATCATGCTTTTAATTATTTTCTCAGATCGATGATGAAATAGAGAAGCACATGGAACTCTTCACTGAGCTCAGAGATAACCCTGCTGATATTAATGCTATTGTTGCAAGACGACGAAAGGATTTCACTGGAGACTTCTTCCGCCATCTTAATTTCCTTGTGAATGCTTATAATGGCCTTGATGAGAGAGATGGTAACTATCTACCTTCTGTCATTCTTTTTATCACATGTCAAACTTcattacttcattcatatcaaGGTGATTAGCTTCTAACATATATTCATACTATGATAAGGATATTGAAACTTACTGAGCTTGAGAACCTGATTTCTAGTTTCCTGAGAACATGGAGCATGATTTCTAGTTCAATTCCAAGTAGATCTCAAAAGGTGGATAAAAAGGTTACATGCACAACATAGAATTTATGTTTAGCCATTTAGGTCATCGTTATTTAGTCTTCTCTTTTGCTTTGTCTGGATGGTCTGCTGACCGGGTCAACATATTATCAGTCTAGTTATTGCCATCTTCTTTTGGTGCGAATTGACAAACAAATGAATTGCACTGTAGCTATTGACTATTGTTCTGGGTATTATACTTTATCTTATGGACTGATTAATTCTCAATATTATGCAGGAGTTGTCAGGCTTGGGGCTAAATGTCTATCTGCAATCCATGCATACGATTGTACACTGGAACAGTTGGACATTGAATCTGCTCAGTCAAAGTTTGACGATATACTGAATTCTTCTTCGCTAGAGGATGCCTGTGACAAGATCAAAAGCTTAGCTAAGGCTAAACAACTTGATTCATCATTAATTCTTCTCATTAACAGAGCTTGGGCTGCTGCAAAAGACTCTACAACTATGAAGGATAAGGTCGGTCTCGATGAAATATAAGCAATCGTGTTGGTTCACCCAGTATCAAACAGGGTAGACCATTAAGGCTAGAAATATAGCGATTTGTGCTTGAGCAATGGAAAACATAGGATATGGTATTACGTATAAGAAATATAAAATACAAGCAGTTTGGCCTCCTTGAAATTGTATGGAATACCACCATGCTTTATTGTTTGGTAAATTTACATgaagttttgttttcattttttttctatttcctttGATACAGTATTCTTATTTTTAGTTCTATGTAAAACTTGATTATTGGTGAATGCTTAGTGATTTTACTTCTATTGTCTGTCACCATGTAATTTATCATTATACATATTCAGACTCGCAGCAGCTTGAGCTTCTTTGGTTGGCTAATATTACCTAACAAGAAATGGAAACAAGATTAAGTGTAGTAAAATACCATGGTTATAGTTAAGCTAGTGGCTCAACTAGTCCCCACATCTCCCTTTT is a genomic window containing:
- the LOC117839757 gene encoding uncharacterized protein At4g37920, whose product is MRPPVAAVGVFRCGGTRSGTGDLRRWMQLRLPPAADPRLLLLVAAEIVTGETCRLQRRQHLRRAVAGAAEEKEGCVATPAIAKAEDKNEAEVAMGHTMTEICDKFIEFFMHKKPETKDWKKVLVFREEWQRYRKQFYKRCQVRIDMETDSSLKQKLAVLARKVKKIDDEIEKHMELFTELRDNPADINAIVARRRKDFTGDFFRHLNFLVNAYNGLDERDGVVRLGAKCLSAIHAYDCTLEQLDIESAQSKFDDILNSSSLEDACDKIKSLAKAKQLDSSLILLINRAWAAAKDSTTMKDKVKDIMYHIYTSTKESLKSISPPEMKLLKYLLNIEDPEERFGALATAFSPGDEREAKDEDALYTTPNELHKWIKMMLDSYHLNKEETDFMDARKMSDPVIIQRLTLLKETIEEEYMKQYIHPDEPESMDDEELE